The window TGGGGTTCGAACTCGTTCCAACACCAACGGCTTCATCCGGAGTTTCTTAAGAGGATTAAGGATGAGGGACGAATTGGTCGCAGCCAAGATGGCCGCGCCACCCTTGAACCACTGATACGCGAGTGGGGCCGTGCCGCCGGCCTGCACCGTAAGCGTAGCGGTGTCACCAGCCATCATGGTTAAATCCTGCGGTTGGCTGGTGATGTAGGGTGGATCGGTGGTAAGCACCGTCAAGGTCGCCACCAGGCTGGTCGTACTCCCGGAGGCATTGGTGACCACCACCGTGTAATTACCTGCTTGGGCACCTTGGACATTGGCCAGGGTCAACGTGGCATTGGTGGCACCCGATAACGTGCTGCCGTTAAACCGCCATTGGTAAAACAGTGGCTGTGCCCCGGCAACACCGACCGTAAATGCAGTGCTGCCGCCGGTATTAACGGTCTGCGATGGCGGATGGCTGGTGATGAAGGGCGGGGTGGCGGTCTCAATATCCAGGCTCCATCCCTCGGTGATGTACCCGCCATCCCCGGCGGAACTATCCAATACATAGAGCGACCATGTGCCGTTGGGGTCCTGCCCTTTCAAAGCCGCGAGCGTGGTCGCGTAGGGGGCGGCGGGTGCCGGGGTGGTTAATGAACCTGTGGTGGTCGCTGTGGGCTTATAGATGCCGGAAGTGGGCACGTCGGGCACTGGGCCAGCGGCAAAGTCATCAAAGGTCAAGTTGACTTGGCTCACGCCGCTATTGCCCGCTCCGGAAAGTAACAACACCTTCTGCCCACTTGGCGATACCAACAGCACCCGCACATCCGACATATAGGTATGGGTAAACTTGCGTAACGTGACTTTCACCCGCTGGATGGAGCTGGCCAAGCTATTAACGGCGATAGTGGAGGGATACGGGGTCGCAGTGGTATTATCGTTGATCGCGATCTGCGCGCTGTTGGTAAATCGTCCATTGGCCAACCCTGGATTGATGTACAACGTCGCTACCGCACTGGTGGCAGAACCATAGGCATTGGCTACTACGCACTGATAGCTCCCCATGTCGCTTAATCCGCAATTCACAATCTGTAATCCGAGATTGGTCGCGCCACTGATCACTGACCACTGACCACTGATCACTGACTTATACCATTGGTAAGTAACCGGAGTCGTACCGCCAGCAGTTACGGAGAAGTTGGCGCTGCCACCCACAGGAGCGGTCACGTTCTGAGGCTGGTTGATCACATAGGGCGGCGACAAGACGGTCACTGTGGCCACCGCGCTGGTGGCCTTGGCATACGCATTGCTCACTACCACCCAATAATTGCCGGCATCGGATAAGGATAAAGGATTAAGGATTAAGGATGAATTGGTAGCGCCACTGATCACTGATGACTGATTACTGTTCACTGTCTTAAACCACTGATAGTACAACGGCGGAGCGCCTTTGGCGGAGACGGTCAGGCTGCCGATGGCACCTACGAGTCCGGTAAGGCTCAGCGGCGATTGCACAATGGACGGCCCTTGCAATACGGTGAGCGTCGCCACGCTGCTGGTGATGCTGCCGTATTGATTGGTGATGATCACCGAGTAAGTACCGATGTCCGACCACTGGATATTGAACAGGAATAATGGATTGTTAAGAGCGTTGGGTAGGTTAGTCCCATTTTTCAACCATTGATAGCTCAGCGGGGCAGTGCCACCCATATTCACTGCAAAACTAGCATCGCCATATAGCAAGGCAGACCGACTTTGAGGTTGAATGTTGATATAAGGTGGCCCTAGCACTGTGATAACTGCCACCGCGCTAGTGGCGGCACCATACGAGTTGGTGACCACCACATGATATTCGCCGGTCTGGGAAGTTTGCAGGTCGGCAAGCGGCAGGATGGAACTATTCGCGCCCAATAGGGCCGTCCCGTCTCTGTACCACTGATAATATAGGGGCAACGTGCCGCTGGCCCGTACCGTCAGGCTGGTTGCTGACCCGAATAGCGCCGTGAGGCCTTGCGGGTCCTGCTTGACACTGGCTGGGTCCACAATCGTCAAAGTTGTTATGGCACTGGCCACCGAACCCAAGTAATTACTGATCACCACGTAATAGTCCCCTTGGTCAAGTCGCTGAACATCGGTAAGCACCAACGGATTGCTGGTCACCCCAAGAATCAAACGACCATCTTTATACCATTGGAAAGAAAGTGGAGCTGTCCCGGACACCCCGATATCAATATTTACCGTTGAGCCAAGAATACCAACTTGATTTGGTAGCTGAGCTGTGATCACGGGTGGAGAAAGCACCGTTAAAACCGAGAGCTGGCTAGTCACGCTGCCAAACGCGTTGCTCACCACAGCGCAATAGATTCCCGCATCACTCCATTGAACATTGGTGATTGTGAATTGGCTATTCGTGGCAGAGGACAATAGCGTACCGTCACGCAGCCAACTGTAATACAGCGGCAAAATGCTGGACGCCGTTACATTGAACCCCACCACTCCGCCGGCAGTTACCGCTTGATTGGTGGGTTGGGCTGACAAGGTAGGCGGCACCCATTCTCCGGACGGCAAGCCAACACTGATC is drawn from Verrucomicrobiota bacterium and contains these coding sequences:
- a CDS encoding immunoglobulin domain-containing protein encodes the protein MAIPQSQTRNPQWWHPQIWRFLTAFMLAAWLLTPFTKAAIANPNEDYYFYTLAGLPGGYGNVDGAGSAARFYNPTSVAVDSAGNVYVADTLNHTIRKVTAGGVVTTLAGLSGNYGSADGTGSAARFYFPEGVAVDSAGNVYVADLHHTIRKVTAGGVVTTLAGLAGTSGSANGTGSAARFNDPMGVAVDSAGNVYVADQSNYTIRKVTASGVVTTLAGLAGSSGSANGTGSAARFYYPSGVAVDSARNVYVSDSNNHTLRKVTPAGVVTTLVGLAGSSGTNDGIGNAARFNQPSGVAVDNAGNVYVADTYNYTIRKVTAGEVVTTLAGLAGSSGSANGTGSAARFYYPRSVAVDSAGNVYVADTGSHTIRKVTAGGVVTTLAGWADYGSSGSADGMGNAARFKSPNGVAADSAGNVYVADRQNYTIRKVMAGGVVTTLAGSARSSGTADGTGSAARFYFPRGVAVDSAGNVYVADEMNHTIRKVTASGVVTTMAGLAGSSGTSNGTGSAARFNEPEGVAVDNAGNVYVADAMNSTIRKVTPGGVVTTLAGLAGSPDSVDGTGSAARFYLPSGVAVDSAGNVYVASFGSEGNTIRKVTPGGVVTTLAGLAGTSGSANGTGSAARFNDPMGVAVDSAGNVYVTDTYNHTIRKVTASGVVTTIGGRAGQVAHVDGLGNTARFNQPQGIACDAAGRLYISDDANVISVGLPSGEWVPPTLSAQPTNQAVTAGGVVGFNVTASSILPLYYSWLRDGTLLSSATNSQFTITNVQWSDAGIYCAVVSNAFGSVTSQLSVLTVLSPPVITAQLPNQVGILGSTVNIDIGVSGTAPLSFQWYKDGRLILGVTSNPLVLTDVQRLDQGDYYVVISNYLGSVASAITTLTIVDPASVKQDPQGLTALFGSATSLTVRASGTLPLYYQWYRDGTALLGANSSILPLADLQTSQTGEYHVVVTNSYGAATSAVAVITVLGPPYINIQPQSRSALLYGDASFAVNMGGTAPLSYQWLKNGTNLPNALNNPLFLFNIQWSDIGTYSVIITNQYGSITSSVATLTVLQGPSIVQSPLSLTGLVGAIGSLTVSAKGAPPLYYQWFKTVNSNQSSVISGATNSSLILNPLSLSDAGNYWVVVSNAYAKATSAVATVTVLSPPYVINQPQNVTAPVGGSANFSVTAGGTTPVTYQWYKSVISGQWSVISGATNLGLQIVNCGLSDMGSYQCVVANAYGSATSAVATLYINPGLANGRFTNSAQIAINDNTTATPYPSTIAVNSLASSIQRVKVTLRKFTHTYMSDVRVLLVSPSGQKVLLLSGAGNSGVSQVNLTFDDFAAGPVPDVPTSGIYKPTATTTGSLTTPAPAAPYATTLAALKGQDPNGTWSLYVLDSSAGDGGYITEGWSLDIETATPPFITSHPPSQTVNTGGSTAFTVGVAGAQPLFYQWRFNGSTLSGATNATLTLANVQGAQAGNYTVVVTNASGSTTSLVATLTVLTTDPPYITSQPQDLTMMAGDTATLTVQAGGTAPLAYQWFKGGAAILAATNSSLILNPLKKLRMKPLVLERVRTP